The sequence GCTGGCCGAGGTGAGCGCCGAAGCCCAGGCCGTGGGCGCAGTTAACACCGTGTGGCGCACGGCCCAGGGCTGGGCAGGCACCAATACCGACGTAGCGGGCTTTGTCGCTCCGCTCAAAGCGATGTCAGCCTGGACGGGGGCTACGGCCCTGGTGCTGGGCAATGGCGGAGCCGCCAGGGCCGTAGTGGCGGGCTGTGGGCAGCTTGGCTTTGCGGCAGTGCAGGTGGTGGGGCGCAATCCCCAAAAACTCACTGAGTTTGAGCACAGCTGGGCGCAGTCGCCCCTGCACCCCCTGCTAACAGTGCACAGTTGGGAGTCTTTACCTCAGCTGCTGCCCACTGCCGATCTGATTGTGAATACAACCCCGATCGGCATGCATAGCCTGGCTGGCCAAACGCCCCTGACCGCCGATCTCCTGGCCCTAGTCCCCGCCACCGCCGTGGTCTACGACTTGATCTATACCCCTCGTCCCACCCAGCTGCTCGCCCTAGCCGCGCAGCGCGGTTTAGTGACCCTCGATGGGTTAGAAATGCTGGTGCAGCAGGGAGCAGTAGCTTTAGAACTCTGGCTGCAACAGCCTGTACCCGTAGCCACCATGCGCCAGGCCCTAGTGGATTGGTTAGAGGGTTAAAGAGCTTCTAAGAAAGAAAATACCAACTTTAATCCAGCAACCGTAGCCGCCGTAGGGGAGGGCACTGCCCACCATTGGGGAAACTATTTCCTAAAAATCGCCCAAGGTCGTTGTTTAGGGCAAGAATGTTCGAGACCGGACATCTCTCTCGGCTGAGGAAACCACGGTATGGTCAAAGCCGTGGTGGGTTAGCAAGTGCTGCATTACCCCGGCTAGAACGGTTCTGAGGGCGGCTTCGTTACTGCTGTGGTCTAGGGTGGCCGTGAGAATGTAACGCCGACCGCTGATGTTAACTGCGGTGGTCGTGCCCAACAACTTAGACGTTCTGCCGGTCTTTTCGCCCAGCCAAACTAGAGGCGGCTGCACGGTAGCGTGGCCCAGGGCCAAATCCGCCTGCTTGGCCAGCGCAGCTTGAATCAACTCCGCCCCCGGAATTTCTTGGTTATAAATGGCCACCATCATATCGGTGAGTTCGTCAGTGGTGATCACGTTGGCGGCGGAGCCCAGGTTGGCTGGGTAGGTCGATGCGCCGACGAGTTTGCTAGTCACGCGGGTCGTCGTGTAGCCCCGACTTTGCAGCTGTTGATTGACCTCAGCCCAGCCCATGTAGTCGATCAGCTGATTGGTGGCAATGTTGCCGCTGGCGCTCACCATATCCGCCATGATCACCTGAAGGGGATACTCTGATCCAACCCAGAGGGAGCCAGCGTCTTCGGTCCAGTTGCTGGGGTCAACCCAGATCGGTGTCTCAGGCGATCGCCCGACCTGGTGAAGGTGGGTCAGTAGCGCGATCGCAATGGGCACTTTAATCAAGCTGGCGGGGGTAACGGGAGGCAAATGCCCCTGCCAACGGCGGCACTCGCGCTCCAGGGTGCAGACCGTCAAGCGCATCTGCTGGGCCAAGCCGGTTTGCTCAACAATGGGCACCAAAAAGTCTGAGCGGGCAGTGTCGTAGTGGTAGGCAACGATCGCGCGCTGCTGCTCGTACTGCGATCGCTGAGTCGCGGCTAGGGCCTCCCCAAAGGTATCGGCAGGCATTTGGTCTAGGGCTGAGAGGGCATCATCCCAGTGGGCATAGGCCGCCGCTAGGGCAACCGTAGGGAGCGTGGAGGGTTCGCCTAGGGCGATCGCCGCCGCTGCCCGCTTCCCGGCTTGGTGTCTTAGCCAGCGGGCTCGCTCTTCTTGGCGCAGGCGATGGTTAATGGCCCACAGCTGGTCGAGGGTCTCTGTTGGCGTGATGCCAATGCCTGACCGGGTCGCCACCATCACCGTCGGCTGCTGGTCTAGGTCGGCTCGCAGGCGATCGCGCAGGTGATAGAGATCGGTCAAGCTACTGGTCTGAGGCACCGCCACTGGGTCCGGCTGGTACTCAAGCTCTGGCGCTGTTACCGGCAGATTGGGCAGCACCACATGGGCCACTAAACTGCCCACCACCACCATGGGCTTTAATAACTGTGGCCCCAAAACAGGCATGGCCTTCTACACCTAACAGGACTTCAGCTCAACTAGAACAAACCTAGCCCAAGCAAAATTTGCTTAAAAACCGCTGCTCATGCCGCAAAATAGCTGTTTTTTCGCCGAAAAGATGCCAGATAGAACACAAAACCCCGCCTTTCCCTTAGCTAGTGGTTGACACCAGGTTGCGTTCGACCACCCGCTGCCAGCTCTGGCTCAGATCGTCTTCGCCACGGTGAGCTTCCCAGGGGCCAGCATCAAAGCCTGCAATGCTCCACTGTCCTGTGAGGTGGTTGCCATTCTCAGATACAGTGCCGGTATAGTCAATCGTTGGCATACCAGGGGCTAAATAGCGTTTGGTAAACTGCACCTGACGACCAACCACCGTGCCGCTCAGGTGGGCTTCACCCAGATAACCAGCATCAAGACTACTGCCGCTCAGCCCATTGCCTCCCTGCACCAGGGTGGCCTCAAACCGAGTTGGCTGGTTTCGCTGCCAGTAGGTACCCAGCCACATGCCACTCACATTTGCCATCGGTTTACCTGACCTCCGCTGCCTGATCCCCGCTGTCCTACCCAACAGCCTTACACGTACAATTTAGACATTGAGCAATGCAAGGAGCTTTGCCCCATCTATACCCGTCCCTTGGCTCGACTAATTGAAGAATTCCAACGACTGCCTGGGGTTGGCCCCAAATCGGCCCAGCGGTTGGCGCTGCACATTCTCAAACGCCCGCAGAACGAGGTGCAGGCTTTAGCGCAGGCACTGCTCGAAGCCAAAGCCCAGGTGGGCCAGTGCTCAGTGTGCTTTCACCTATCGGCAGACCCGGTGTGCGACATCTGCCGGTCTACCAGTCGCGACCCCCAGACCCTTTGCGTCGTGGCCGACTCCCGCGATGTGATTGCCATTGAAAGGACCCGCGAGTATCGGGGGCGTTACCATGTGCTTGGCGGGCTCATTTCACCCATGGATGGCATTGGCCCCGAACAGCTCACCATTGGCCCGCTCGTGCACCGGGTCAACCAAGAGGGCACCCGGGAAGTGATTATTGCCATTAGCCCTAGCATTGAGGGCGACACCACGACTCTGTATGTTGGCCAACTGCTCAAGCCCTTTACTCGGGTCACCCGGATTGCCTTTGGCTTGCCCATGGGAGGCGATTTAGAATATGCCGACGAAGTCACCCTGGCACGGGCATTAGAAGGACGGCGGGATTTGGAGTAGATCATGGAGGAACATGGTTAAGCTAGGGGCTTCACCTGAGCTGTCTGGCTAGAGAGCAGGGCCTTTAGCTAAGTCTTATACAATTCTGAACCTGTTCTGGCTTGCCTGGCGCGTAGGTTAGATTAAGAATGCACGGCCCGCTGATAGACATTCACTGCAATCAGGGCTAACTGCAATCAGGGCTACTGTACTAGGGGCTACCGCCTTGGGCACCACTGTCCTTTTCTTACCGCCAGGCACCGATGGGAGTTTTTCTTTACTTTTTGCGCCATGGTCAAACGGCCTATAGCCTCACGGGGGGCTATTGTGGCATGCCCGAAAACGACCCTGGCCTGACTCCCGAGGGTATTGCCATGGCCCAGGAGTTTGCGGAGACCTATGCCCACCTGCCCTGGAGCGCTGCCTATGTCAGTCCCCTGCGGCGAGCGGTCGAAACCGCTCGCCCCCTGTGCGAACTGATCGGGATGGAGATGCAGCTGCGCGACGGGCTGCGGGAAGTGATGTATGGCCGTTGGGAGGGTATGCACCCTACGGTGGTCGATCGGGAACACCACGATGAGTATGTGGCCTGGCTGACCGACCCCGCTTGGTATGCGCCCGTTGGCGGCGAACGGGCCGTAGATATTGCCCGCCGCTCAGCTCAGGTGCTCGATGAAATTGAGCGCAATCATATCAGCGGGCATATTTTAATTGTTTCGCATAAAGCCACCATTCGCATTATGCTGTGCACGCTGCTGGGCATTGATGTGGGTCGCTATCGCGATCGCCTCGATATGCCGGTAGCAGCTGTCAGCGTGGTGGAGTTGGGCAACCGAGGGCCGTTGTTTCACACCATTGCCGATCGCTCTCACCTAAGCGATCAGCTGCGATCGCTCCCCTGCACCTGAGGACAAGCACCCTATGCCCCTGAGGCTTTACCTGCTCCGCAACGCCGAAACCGAGTACTGCCGCACTGGCCGCTATTGCAGCCAAGATGGGGTGGCACTCACGGTGCAAGGGCAGCAAATGGCCGACTATTTTGCTAAGGCCTACCACCACGTCGATTGGCAGGCCATTTTTTGCAGTCCCCTGCACCATGCTGCCGCTACGGTGCAGCCCCTGTGCAAAATCACTGGGCTCGCGGTACAGCGCCGCGAGCAGTTGCGAGAGCTCTCCTTTGGTCGGTGGGAGGGAATGGCCCCCACCCAAGTCAACACGCTGTTCCACGATGATTACATTCGCTGGCTGGCCGACCCCGCCTGGAACACCCCCACCGACGGCGAAAAAGCGATGCAGGTGGCCCGCCGCAGCTCCGATGTGCTGGCAGAGATTGAAGATACCTATCCCGACGGCAACGTGCTGGTGGTATCTCACAAGGCTACTTTGCGCATCATGCTGTGCACGCTGCTGGGCATTGATGTGGGTCGCTACCGCGATCGCCTAGCCATGCCCGTCACCGCAATTTCCCTCGTTGAGCTGATGGACTATGGCCCCTTTGTGCGCCAGCTCAACAACTGTTCTCACCTACCTTTGCATCTGCGTCGCCCCTGGGCAGGCAACGGCTCTGACAGTTAGTACCCTTGGTGCCCGACTAGCTTGTCTCTAGCCCAACCGTTCCAGGCCCTAGTTTTCTGGGGGCATTGGTTGCCATGGGGTGCCTTGCGCCTAGGTTTGTGGACCGCGCCAATTCGGGTTTTACGCTTCTATAACCCTCTATCCAACGAAATATCCCGCCTGCCAGATGTCAGCGACTCAAAAAACCGGTCTGATGAGAGAGAAGAGCAAAGGGATGGAACCAACATGACTGGATGGTTGAGTGAGATACAAGGACAGAGTATGGGTTGGCTGCATCTGGTACAGGTACCGGTGGCACCTGTGTCGCCGCGTGTCACAACCCCAGAAGATGCTGCGCTCATTTTTTCGGGGCCGCAGTTTTTTATTGCTTTACTGTCAGGGATAGTGCTGGCCTTTGGCTTTCAGTTACTACTCACCAACCTGTCAGTAGCTGTTGGCATCTCTGCGGTCGGGCAGAGCCACTCTAGCCGACGCGCTAGCAGCAATGGCAGCAGCCCACCCATTGCCACCGCCGTGGGCCTCTGGACCGTGATTACAGTGAGCCTGGCTCTGTTTTTCGCCTGTCTGCTTGCGGTCAAGCTCAGCCTCTACAGCAGTGCCCTCCTAGGAGCGATTACGGGCCTAGTGATTTGGGGCACTTATTTTTGTTTGCTGTTTTGGGTCAGTTCCACCACGGTTGGGTCTTTAGTGGGCTCGGTGGTCAAAACGGCTACCTCTAGCTTCCAAGCGTTGATGGGCACGGCGACCTCGGCGATGGGGGCGCGTGCTGCTAGCAGCCAGGTTGTCGCTACGGCTGAAGCCACCGCTGCCGCTGTTCGCCAAGAACTAATGTCTGGCTGGGATAGTAACGACATCAAAGACACTCTGCGGGAATATCTTTCTGGCCTGCGATCGCCCGGTATTGATACCGCTGCCATAGAAGGGGAGTTTGAGCGTCTGCTGCAAGAATCGGGCGTCGTCGCTCAAACCGATCGCGATGTGCTAGCTCAAATTGATCGCGGCGCCTTTGAACAACTTGTGAGCCGTCGCACTGACCTCTCTCCCCAAGAAACTCGACGGATTGCCGATCGCCTCTATAAGAGCTGGTCGCGAGCCCTGGGCCAGGCCTCGGAGCGCAATTCTATAGAGCAGTTGGTCGATTACGTCAAGTCGGCCCAGCGCGATGATTTAGTCTCGGGTCAACTGAGCGATCGCCTCGGTCAACTGCTATCAAACGACGACAAATCATCGTCCTCTGGTGGAGCGTCTTCCGGTTTACTACAGCAGGGTCTAGGCATGCTGATGGGGGTGGCCATGCAACGCCTCGATCTGTCTGACCTCGATATGGCTGACATTACTCGCCAGCTAAAGCAAGCGCAGCACCAGGTCACCGATACCGTCGCCTCCCTCACCTCGGGCAGTGAAAATGAAAGCGAGTCTTACAACGTCATTAAGGCGGATGTTGAGACCTATCTTTCTACCGCTTATCCTTGGCAGCTTCAGCCCCAGCGCATGAAGCAAGACTTCTGGCAGGTAATCTACGACCCGACAGCCGATCCGGGTCAGCTGCGTCAGACCCTACGCCCGCTCAATCGCGCTTACTTTGCCGATATTCTGGCCCAGCGAGGTCTACTCACTCAGCAAGAAATCGCCCAAGTCTCTGCCCAGCTAGATGCCGTGCGTCAGCAGGTGCTGGCAGAAGTGTCTGAGCGCTACCGGTTAGAGGCCGCTAAAACGTTGCAGACTCGGGTTTACACCTTCTTGCAGCGCGCCGATCGCCAGGACTTGGTGGCGGGTGACGATACCCAGACCTTTGAGCAGATTATTGCCGATCCCTACGCCGATGCCGATGAACTGCGCGATCGCTACACCAGCTTTAGCTACGACGCCTTCCGTGATGCCTTGAGGGCACGCGGTGATCTAAGCGAAGCTGAGATCGAACAGGTAGCCCACCGCCTAAAGCGGGCCATGAACACCGTCCATGCCGATGCCGTAGGGCTTCAGACCGCTGCCACCACCCGCATTGACAACCAGTGGCAGGCACTACAAGACTACCTGCGGTCTACCGGCAAAGCCGAACTCAGCCCAGAGATGATTAAGGCCGACATTCGCGCCCTATTGGACGAACCCGATGCTGGTCTCCACCAAGTGCGGCAGCACTTAGCCCAGTTTGACCGCGACACCCTGGTGCAGTTGCTCAGTCAACGCAACGACCTCAGTGAGGAGCAGGTGCAGGCGACCCTTGATAATGTCGAGGCCACCTGGTACCAGACCGTTCATGCGCCAGCGGCCCTGACCGCCCAGGCCAAGGCCAAATACAACGAGGCTACCCAGGCGATCGAAACTTACCTGCTCAAAACCGGTAAGCCAGAGCTAAATCCTGAGGGCATTAAGCGTGACCTTGATCTACTCATGCACGATCCTAAGCTGGGTTTGCAGGCGGTAGGCGATCGCTTGGCTGAAATGGACCGCGATACCCTGGTGAAGCTGCTCAGCCAGCGAGGCGACATGACCGAGGCTGAGGTCAATCAAACCATTGACAGCATTCAGGGCAGCATAGTCGATGTGCTCAAGCTACCTCAGCGGCTAGCTCGCCGGGCCAAGACCCAGGTAATGTCCTTTGAGGAAGCTCTAGAAGACTACCTGCGCAACACCGATAAAGCAGCCCTCAACCCCGATGGCATTAAGCGTGACCTGCGGCTGTTGCTGCAAGACCCTCGCCTGGGAGCCGATCGCCTACAAACCCGCCTGAGCATGATTGACCGCGATGCCGTTGTCGCTCTGTTGGCTCAACGCCCCGACATGACCCAGGCCGAAGCCGAGGCGGCTGTCGATCGGGTGCTCGAAATTCGCCATCAGATCTTCGCTCAAATTCAGCAGGTGCAAGCCAAAGTTAAGGGTGTGATCGACGGCATTCTAGGCCGTATTCGCCAGTACCTAGAGTCTCTCGATCGCCCAGAGCTAGACTACTACGGCATTAAGCGCGACCTGCAACAGCTGATGGCTGACCCCAAAGCTGGCTTTGACGCCCTCAGCACTCGTCTCAACCAGGTCGATCGAGATACCTTAGTCGCCCTGCTCAGCTCCCACGACGCCATTTCTGAAACCGATGCCCAACGGCTGATTAACCAGGTAGAAGAGGTGCGCACCTCTGCCCTCAACAAGGCCGAACAGCTTGAGCACGAGGTCGAAAAGCGTCTGGCCGAAATGCGCTACCAGGTCGAAAAGCAAGTTGAAGACACCCGTAAAACCGCTGCAACCGCTGCCTGGTGGATCTTCGGTACCGCTACGGTATCAGCCATCTTTGCGGCGCTCGGGGGTGGCCTAGCTACCCTATAGCCCACTTGGTCAAATGAGAAGCAGCCGTTCTATTGATTTAGGATGGCTGCTTTCCGCATTTCAGCCCCCCTCAACGTAAAGCTACGCCTTTAGATACAGAGTTTTGACTATGAATTTTCAGTGGTTTACGCCTCTTCTAGCCCCCATAGTATTAGGGTTAGCCATCGCCAGTTGTGCCGCCTCCCCGCCAGAAAATGGCACAGATACTTCGGAGGCTGGACAGGCCACAGACCCTGCCCCTGAGTCCCCTGAGGCAGCCTTACCGGTTGTTGACTCAGTGGAGCCGCTCACCCTGGTCGAGGGGCTAGAGCACCCCTGGGGCATGACCTGGCTACCCAACGGCGATCTGCTGATTACCGAGCGTCCAGGCCGTCTGCGCCGGGTCAGCAGCAGCGGAGAACTCGATCCGACCCCCATTGCCGGTGTACCCGATATGTTCACCGCCGGTCAAGGCGGTCTATTAGACATCGCTCTGCACCCCGACTTTGAGACTAACAACTGGGTTTACTTTGCCTACGCTGACGGCACCTCCCAGGCCAATCGCACCCAGGTGGCCCGCGCCCGCCTAGAGGATAATGCCCTCGCCGATTGGGAGGTGATCTTTGCCGTCAACCAAGATAAATCCGATGGCCAGCATTTCGGGTCACGCCTGCTGTGGCTGCCCGATGGCACTCTGCTGGTAGCCATTGGCGACGGCGGCAACCCACCGCTACAGATTGGCGGCGATCTAGCCCGCAACCAAGCCCAAAATTTGCAAACGCATCTGGGTGCAGTTGTGCGCCTCCGCGACGATGGCTCTGTGCCCGACGACAACCCCTTTATCGATGACCCCACAGCCGATCCCCTGATGTGGAGCTATGGTCATCGCAATATTCAAGGATTGGCCCTCGACCCCACCACCAACCAAGTCTGGTCAACGGAGCACGGCGCTCGGGGCGGTGACGAACTCAACCGCCTGGCCCCTGGAGAAAACTATGGCTGGCCGATCGTGACCTTTAGTGAAGAATACAGCGGCGGACCTATCACCTCTGAGACCTCGCGCCCCGATATGGTCAACCCCGTCACCTACTGGACTCCGGCGACTGCCCCCTCAGGGCTAGCGGTGTATCGGGGCGATCGCTACCCCCAGTGGCAGGGACAGATTTTTGCAGGAGGCCTTGTTTCCCAAGATATTAAGCGCATTGAAGTCGATGCCAACGGCAATGTGGTCAACGAAACCCCTATCCCCATTGGGCAGCGGGTGCGCGATGTACGCCAAGGGCCAGACGGCTATCTCTATGTGCTCACCGATGCCGCCAACGGGCGCTTAATTCGTCTTGAACCAACCTCTTAACGGCGAAACGGGGGCACCCCGTTTGCGAGTGCCCCCGTTTGACTTCACCGGTATTAATGATCAACTGTCTGTGGAAGAGAGCACACTTTTGATCGCGCCCGCATTCTAGATTGCGCAGTGTTAGGCAGCGTAGTCAAAGACAGCATCTAGGTAAAGGCGGTTAATGCGGCGATCGCTAACACCATTCTGCATCAGAAAAAGCGACAGGGCCGCACAAAATACCCGATGCTGACTCCAGGATGGATGGGTTTCTACGTAGTCTCTCATTGCTTCAAACAACTCTTCTGGCACCTCGACGCTCAGGCTGATTCTCGACGCCATTGCTGCCATAGACTGCTCACTCATCGCCACTTCCCCAATCTGAAAATTAGACACCAGAACACAGCCCCTCCACCCTTCTGGCGGATTGGATCCCTTACTGTGAGGGAATCCTAGAGCCGCCGACCAGGTCAGAACAGAAGCGCTGTGTAAGCCGGTCGAACCATTGTCACTAGTGGGCCGGGGGATGTCAATCTTGCCAAGGTGGCCCCAATCCGCTAGCCTCACCAGACTTCAAACGAGGTATTGAGGGTTTCAGCGATCCCCATCGTTTCCCTCAGTAGCTGCTGCCACCAATAAGTACTAGAGTACCTGTGAATAACGCCCATGGCCATCCCATGGCCAAACCCTTAGCACTGCGTTCAAAGCTGGGGAAAACTCCTGTAAAACTGGGGAAAAAGTTGGGGAAAACCTCGTTGGATTTAAAAGAAAAGATTAAATCCCGCTGGGCTACAACTTTTAAGCAGTTTCCCTAAACATGGTCCCGTCCCTTGCACCCCCTTAACCCAGGGGCAATTCTCCATCAGGTGCCGAGTCAAGGTAGTCTGCCTGATCGTCAAGGTTATAGCGCAGTTCGTCTAAGTCTTGCTTTTGACTGCGGCGAGATGGGCGACGGTACTTTTTAGTCTGAAGCCGAGGCTCGTGGTGGCGCTGCCCTTTCTCGCCTACTCTGACTTTCAGGGCAGCATCGGGGTCGCGCTGTTGACGGAGGTCTGCGTCATACTCGATCGCCTCCGCTAGCAGAGTGAGGTAAAACGGGTAGCGGGGCCAGGCCGTACCTACAGCACAGCCTGGGTCGCCCCGGTGCAGGCAGTCATTAAACTGGCAGTCTTCTAGGGCCAAGCGCTGACGAATTTCTGGGAAACACTGTCCCAGCGCCTCTGGTGGCAAGGTTAGGTCAGGCTGGTTAAAGCCAGGCGTATCGGCTAAAAAGCCGCCTTCTGGTAGTTCAAATAGCTCCACATGGCGGGTGGTGTGGCGACCCCGCCCCAGCTTGCCCGAGACGGCTCCAGTTCTTAAACTAGCCTGGGGAATCAGGCGATTGATCAGGCTAGATTTACCCACCCCCGATGGCCCAGAGACAACCGTTGTGCGGCCTTGCAACTGCGATCGTAGCCCATCGAGAGCATCTCCCTCTTGCAGGCTGATCGCAGTGGGTGAGTAGCCCCATTGACCTAGCTGGTCTTGCCAATAGTGGAGCGTCTCGGCACTGACTAGATCCTGCTTGTTGAGGCAAAGGCTAACCGGCACGCCGGTGGCTTCAGCTTTTACCAAAAATCGCCCCAACTGCTGGGGGTCGAGG is a genomic window of Nodosilinea sp. E11 containing:
- the recR gene encoding recombination mediator RecR, whose translation is MYTRPLARLIEEFQRLPGVGPKSAQRLALHILKRPQNEVQALAQALLEAKAQVGQCSVCFHLSADPVCDICRSTSRDPQTLCVVADSRDVIAIERTREYRGRYHVLGGLISPMDGIGPEQLTIGPLVHRVNQEGTREVIIAISPSIEGDTTTLYVGQLLKPFTRVTRIAFGLPMGGDLEYADEVTLARALEGRRDLE
- a CDS encoding histidine phosphatase family protein gives rise to the protein MGVFLYFLRHGQTAYSLTGGYCGMPENDPGLTPEGIAMAQEFAETYAHLPWSAAYVSPLRRAVETARPLCELIGMEMQLRDGLREVMYGRWEGMHPTVVDREHHDEYVAWLTDPAWYAPVGGERAVDIARRSAQVLDEIERNHISGHILIVSHKATIRIMLCTLLGIDVGRYRDRLDMPVAAVSVVELGNRGPLFHTIADRSHLSDQLRSLPCT
- a CDS encoding shikimate dehydrogenase codes for the protein MAITGTTQLLGVIGDPVTHSLSPVMHNAALAELGVDYVYVAFPVVAEGLEAAIAGFAATGVQGFSITIPHKQSIMPLLAEVSAEAQAVGAVNTVWRTAQGWAGTNTDVAGFVAPLKAMSAWTGATALVLGNGGAARAVVAGCGQLGFAAVQVVGRNPQKLTEFEHSWAQSPLHPLLTVHSWESLPQLLPTADLIVNTTPIGMHSLAGQTPLTADLLALVPATAVVYDLIYTPRPTQLLALAAQRGLVTLDGLEMLVQQGAVALELWLQQPVPVATMRQALVDWLEG
- a CDS encoding DUF2811 domain-containing protein; the encoded protein is MSEQSMAAMASRISLSVEVPEELFEAMRDYVETHPSWSQHRVFCAALSLFLMQNGVSDRRINRLYLDAVFDYAA
- the rsgA gene encoding small ribosomal subunit biogenesis GTPase RsgA codes for the protein MIAPYDPRKDMAGEEGVGPWGVVVATQANYYRVRLDTPDAPSSRGTVLLCTRRARLKKTGQQVMVGDRVQLEAIDWVDGRAAIATLGARQSLLDRPPVANADQILLVFALAEPDLDPQQLGRFLVKAEATGVPVSLCLNKQDLVSAETLHYWQDQLGQWGYSPTAISLQEGDALDGLRSQLQGRTTVVSGPSGVGKSSLINRLIPQASLRTGAVSGKLGRGRHTTRHVELFELPEGGFLADTPGFNQPDLTLPPEALGQCFPEIRQRLALEDCQFNDCLHRGDPGCAVGTAWPRYPFYLTLLAEAIEYDADLRQQRDPDAALKVRVGEKGQRHHEPRLQTKKYRRPSRRSQKQDLDELRYNLDDQADYLDSAPDGELPLG
- a CDS encoding serine hydrolase encodes the protein MPVLGPQLLKPMVVVGSLVAHVVLPNLPVTAPELEYQPDPVAVPQTSSLTDLYHLRDRLRADLDQQPTVMVATRSGIGITPTETLDQLWAINHRLRQEERARWLRHQAGKRAAAAIALGEPSTLPTVALAAAYAHWDDALSALDQMPADTFGEALAATQRSQYEQQRAIVAYHYDTARSDFLVPIVEQTGLAQQMRLTVCTLERECRRWQGHLPPVTPASLIKVPIAIALLTHLHQVGRSPETPIWVDPSNWTEDAGSLWVGSEYPLQVIMADMVSASGNIATNQLIDYMGWAEVNQQLQSRGYTTTRVTSKLVGASTYPANLGSAANVITTDELTDMMVAIYNQEIPGAELIQAALAKQADLALGHATVQPPLVWLGEKTGRTSKLLGTTTAVNISGRRYILTATLDHSSNEAALRTVLAGVMQHLLTHHGFDHTVVSSAERDVRSRTFLP
- a CDS encoding PQQ-dependent sugar dehydrogenase yields the protein MNFQWFTPLLAPIVLGLAIASCAASPPENGTDTSEAGQATDPAPESPEAALPVVDSVEPLTLVEGLEHPWGMTWLPNGDLLITERPGRLRRVSSSGELDPTPIAGVPDMFTAGQGGLLDIALHPDFETNNWVYFAYADGTSQANRTQVARARLEDNALADWEVIFAVNQDKSDGQHFGSRLLWLPDGTLLVAIGDGGNPPLQIGGDLARNQAQNLQTHLGAVVRLRDDGSVPDDNPFIDDPTADPLMWSYGHRNIQGLALDPTTNQVWSTEHGARGGDELNRLAPGENYGWPIVTFSEEYSGGPITSETSRPDMVNPVTYWTPATAPSGLAVYRGDRYPQWQGQIFAGGLVSQDIKRIEVDANGNVVNETPIPIGQRVRDVRQGPDGYLYVLTDAANGRLIRLEPTS
- a CDS encoding MFS transporter, translated to MGWLHLVQVPVAPVSPRVTTPEDAALIFSGPQFFIALLSGIVLAFGFQLLLTNLSVAVGISAVGQSHSSRRASSNGSSPPIATAVGLWTVITVSLALFFACLLAVKLSLYSSALLGAITGLVIWGTYFCLLFWVSSTTVGSLVGSVVKTATSSFQALMGTATSAMGARAASSQVVATAEATAAAVRQELMSGWDSNDIKDTLREYLSGLRSPGIDTAAIEGEFERLLQESGVVAQTDRDVLAQIDRGAFEQLVSRRTDLSPQETRRIADRLYKSWSRALGQASERNSIEQLVDYVKSAQRDDLVSGQLSDRLGQLLSNDDKSSSSGGASSGLLQQGLGMLMGVAMQRLDLSDLDMADITRQLKQAQHQVTDTVASLTSGSENESESYNVIKADVETYLSTAYPWQLQPQRMKQDFWQVIYDPTADPGQLRQTLRPLNRAYFADILAQRGLLTQQEIAQVSAQLDAVRQQVLAEVSERYRLEAAKTLQTRVYTFLQRADRQDLVAGDDTQTFEQIIADPYADADELRDRYTSFSYDAFRDALRARGDLSEAEIEQVAHRLKRAMNTVHADAVGLQTAATTRIDNQWQALQDYLRSTGKAELSPEMIKADIRALLDEPDAGLHQVRQHLAQFDRDTLVQLLSQRNDLSEEQVQATLDNVEATWYQTVHAPAALTAQAKAKYNEATQAIETYLLKTGKPELNPEGIKRDLDLLMHDPKLGLQAVGDRLAEMDRDTLVKLLSQRGDMTEAEVNQTIDSIQGSIVDVLKLPQRLARRAKTQVMSFEEALEDYLRNTDKAALNPDGIKRDLRLLLQDPRLGADRLQTRLSMIDRDAVVALLAQRPDMTQAEAEAAVDRVLEIRHQIFAQIQQVQAKVKGVIDGILGRIRQYLESLDRPELDYYGIKRDLQQLMADPKAGFDALSTRLNQVDRDTLVALLSSHDAISETDAQRLINQVEEVRTSALNKAEQLEHEVEKRLAEMRYQVEKQVEDTRKTAATAAWWIFGTATVSAIFAALGGGLATL
- a CDS encoding histidine phosphatase family protein is translated as MPLRLYLLRNAETEYCRTGRYCSQDGVALTVQGQQMADYFAKAYHHVDWQAIFCSPLHHAAATVQPLCKITGLAVQRREQLRELSFGRWEGMAPTQVNTLFHDDYIRWLADPAWNTPTDGEKAMQVARRSSDVLAEIEDTYPDGNVLVVSHKATLRIMLCTLLGIDVGRYRDRLAMPVTAISLVELMDYGPFVRQLNNCSHLPLHLRRPWAGNGSDS